In Oncorhynchus masou masou isolate Uvic2021 chromosome 11, UVic_Omas_1.1, whole genome shotgun sequence, the genomic stretch GCTAAACTTCATGTCTCGGTGTTAAATGAGTGCGAATAGGCATTCCCAAATTAACAATGACACATAATCCTGCCCATAAAATCATTCCCCCACACAACCACCAGATGTCAGCCCTGCCCATTATCTGGCATTCCTGCTTTCATGAACAGCTTTACCATACCGGCTTAAACTCCTCTACTCAGAACCGTACTAGGGTGTCGACCAAGACCTGGTCATATCCATCATACCACAACCCTAGATCCTCCTTCATTTCTGTTTAAAGGGTTAGGCCTAACTTTATGCAATGCATCCCTCTCTCCGGATTACAATCAAAAACTCTCACCTTCACTATACTCCACCTCCTTCCATACTGGGTGAGTGGATTCATATAGCCCCCTCTCTCCAaatgagctatgacctgtgtccACGATCAATTTGGGGACCTGCACCTATATATGCCTTAATGGCTCAGAGTTCTAGACTGCCATGTAGTTAGAGACTCCATTTTGATCTACATAAATCTCCATTGAGAGATCCTTTCCAACCTCAACTCTAACTTCCTGTCTACCCAGATCTAGGGATCTCTTATGCTtattttggaacaaaatcctcatcGTCTAAACCATGGGTCAAATTACCACTCTCCGCATACTCAAGTAGGACGTGCTGTATCAGGAATATGTCACCCACGATAAAACAGCTCAGACGAACAGCTTCCATGTgaagccccaccctctccccgagaacacatcacttagcaagagccagacacatcttcacttctatgaacaaaaACAGGGATGAAAAGACAGGGAGGGTTACTTCATTCGAGAGATGGCCCCCggaattctgttaattccagttctcctctcgaacACTGTTTACCCTCCCGCCGTGCGATATGAATCCGGGTAGctctttcagctagctgtcaccaggagtccttggtatggtccccccaacaagcctctgggactggattgagtgacttcacctgtagttcacctgtaatgcataaaatcctggacatacaggcttggttaacaaacagtttctcatatGTTTTATCTGATTATATCTTTAACTTATATGCCTAATTGTTAgctaaaaatgtttttatttattttttattattagtttcttatccaataggccactaacttacccccccctcccccttttgatacctggctctgcccaggtaacaaccttaTATACCCTAAATAATGACTTCGGTAGGATTAGTAAATGATCCTTATTTTCTGACATTATCACGtatgtccaattctcccttgggCATCCATTCATCCCAATCCTGTATCAATTCTCTGTCCAGTGGCTTATCTAGTTTAAGAAGTATCTGTGCTATTTATATAtgttcttaaatatatatatttaccgatTTAAACAGTAATTCCTTTCCTATCTCTCAAAATGCCACTAAGCGTCTCACTGTTTGACTATCTAAAATCATTGATTTTAGAAAAAGCATGTCTATAAGTAGCCATCTCTAAAGTCCTTACATTTCCTTACTCAATCTATCTTAATCCTTACAATAATCCTAAATCACCACAGATGTCCTATATTCGTGTCAAATTTAATAATATTTAAAAGACCTCCTAATGGTTAACCAGAGCCTGAACAAATGCTAACCATATCGAAATCCTTCCTACACTTTACAAGCTCTTTACTTCAGGGATCCTCAGTATTCTATCTGACAATAACATggaataccttatctacagtaatttatcaCCCCTATTTATTCTCAATGATAAATAGAACTATTTTCTGTTGTAATATCAAATCCATAATAGCCAATTCAAAAACTTCACAGCTAATATTGTAAATCAGCTTCAGTGATTCAAACAATAATTCTAAAACCCCAAACTAACACTCCATTATAACTAATTTACCTTAAAATTAGTAACCCAACTGACCACCATTCATTATACAAATGGCTCTCCCCCGGGGCTGATCAGACCCCAAAAGATAGCCACGATAAGGTCAAAAGGTCATACCACCCTTTTTTTGTCATGTTCCATACAATattagacatattaaagaaccctttatccttaaaataaaaataatcaccTGTGTAATTAAAAcccataaaataaaaactcataaGGTTCTATATGTGAGTGTgcctctttaaaatacctttgcactaaaacaaatagttcgaacaattgttttatgtgtatatatttgcaaacCTTAATGGATAATCAAGACTTCCAGACCTTTTTCAATTTGGTCGTTTATGGccgctctctcctccactctccccaaGATTATAATCCCAGGACGCTTCTAAAAGTGAGACACAACACGCTTAactagcattcactatgctacttcgattcagaaactcaaaagtgaactataactaaaacctaattataattcccctttgactcaaatcattaatcataagttttaaACATTGTCTACGTATATGTttacttaaatgaacatgctacccttagatacaattaaACTTGATAACATTATTATCCAATGTATTACTTTTTTCCCTCTGCCGCAAATGtcgtacatttctcagtgtaagaaatccgTAATTTAATCCCAGATATTTAATAAATATGCATTCGCATTCTCCCATGGCTCCTTTAATTTACTTATTTTAGGTAACTCCCATCCGTCCCGGAACAAAGAATCCTACATAAACACGCCAGAACACAATGTTTAACTAAGTTAAATCAAACCCTTAAATTGGCCATAACcagtaaacaaataaacaaaccactgttatcagctaaaaacaaactATACGAAAACTCACTACTATAATGCTTCAGACGGCAAAATTACTCAGAGACTCACGTTCACATCTGTTAGTTCctcaagaaaaagaaaaaaaaacctcTTGCCCCTGTTACGGATGTCTACGTATCAGGAAGCTCCTGCAGCCGTATTCTTATAACCACTATTTCGTCGACTGGATTATCTCTGTATTGTTGGTATAATCGAGGAAGATATAGTTTGTTACCCTCACGCCCACCCAATTGGTTAACTTTTTCATCTGCGGGAGCGGAGGGCAGCGCCTCTCGAGTCTTGTCAGATTTAACCTTTTTTCCTGCGCGTCCAAATCTCTTTTTTGCTTCCGAAATCCAAACTCCGGCTGTGTATAACCCCTGTTTATTTTGCTTTTTCACATTATTTCCACATTCCTTATGTATCTGTTTTATAAGTGATTCCAGCTTTTCTACATTTAGACAGCCATCAAAATCGTATTTCTTTCTCCATCTTAGACCGAAATCAATGTTTCTCTTGTCTCTATGTTCCATATAACGCTCGTCTCCCGTTAGTTCCGGGGCTTCTTTTGAGGCATTTCCACCCATTCTTAATCCTTACCGTTACTAGTAGCTATGGTATTTAATCACTTATCTATGCCTTACTATATTTAATTTTAAATTATATGTGCGTGTCTTTATATGAATTTGTAATTTACCGTTACTTAGTTACTTTTAGTCAttttctgtctatgtgtgtgtctctttaaaaataatctttatgtaTTTTCCTTCCTGTGAACCGCGTCCATAGAAGACTTTTGATCGGACATCACATTTCACCCATAGGATATTATTTGTGGGACTTTCAACGTTAATGTCTCATATCTCACTACTCTAGACTAAGTTAACCTCATCCTTTGATATGAATTTCTTTCAGCAGGGTACAGATAGACTACTCAGGTTCAAACTTTATTTAGGTATGTTTTTTGAATTAATGGCTATCCTATTTGTACGGAACAAGCGTCCTAATTCTCCAATGCGTACTATATCTCTCCTTAATAACCTTCTGGCTTCCAAAACCAGGATTTATAAAGCTCTAGTTTATTTATGGTTGTGCACCTTACCACAGGTCAATTTCATACCTGTTTCCTTCCTATCGATTTTGGTTAAAACCCAAAGTAGAAACCCATTGTATTTGTTCAGAATATTCAAGCACGTATTATTGATCAAATTCAACTACTTTATAACATTTTAATCAATAAATATCCTAAATAATCCCTCCCAAATTCGAGAATAAAGGCTACTGACCTGCTGCCGACTGGGAAAAGCAGTGTTCGTTTGGATCTGTCACCTCCCTTTCATCTGGGTTCACACACCGGCCCTGTTTTAACCTCAATCCAGAGGTCaggtctttttttattttttattaacgtGCACGTTTTTTCCGGCGTACGacctccagatggcagggacggatTTTTAGATCCCGGCTTCGAAGGACCAATtgttgaaggaattctaaattcctctgttttatttcccaatcaaaattagacactctgtcaatgcattaagaggtttgtaagacccttagtttataagaatggacagagccccggtcttaaaagtcaggtaacagctgggtacatacacattttaccacaggttataaactgaaaatgacatcagcgttttctaaatgttctatctcttcttgacaccggtagagaggccctagagttctcgagccttccctcctcgcctaaagccaaggtcagtcagtgtagataagcattctagacagtctagagatagtccgtccctgccatctggagatagttcattcatttgtatcaaggcattgttctaaactcatgactatataatatacaattgggaatgggagcaagacagaaaattcatacatgtacagtacacaaTAGCATTTGggctagtcagtcctgattgaaatgaatacataattagtcatcattgataaatattcccttaacacacacaaaacaagttTTGGAGAAATACACATGTAAACAAAAAACACGAGTAAAATATGGTAAATTGTGTAATTGTAAATATAGACTGCTAATAGTATTTTCATCAAAAGCTTTTTCTTCATTGATATAGAGTTTAAATAAGACAACACATTAAGTTCATAGTTTTCATCTTTTTGGTTATCCACAGAGGACTGTTGTTATTagggggagtagggaggaggTAGGGGTCCTGGTGATATCGTCTCATATGCAGGAGGGGCATTGGGAACCTGAAACACATCAAGTCAAACACACACCATTTAGAAAACAAGCAGGATAAGCCACTCTCTGATGATTGAAATACTATTTCCATTTTCACACTAATTGCGCCAAACCAAACTGAGCTCGCTTACGTTATGACATTTAGTTTTACAGGTACAGTGCACAGTAGTCAACATTACTGCAAAAATGACAGTTTTAGCCAGTTGGCTAGTTTTCAACTGCAGTCTCTGAATATGTTCTTATTTTCTTTACACATCGTCCTTTTCGGGATGATTTCAGCAACTATGATGGATGCATCGGACAGCTCAGTCCAGCTTGGCTCGTCTCAGTCGTGGAAAAAGCCCTCAAGTCAAAATGTTTTCCTCTGAACAAAGAAAGGTTAACCTTTTCCAGTAGAAtatcacacacaccacccaccctcCCCCACCACTCTGATCCAAACCTCCTCTTCATAACACCCCAATGAATTCCGGATCATAATCCCCTGCTGATTGGTCCGGTGACATAATCTCAGACTGAACCACCACAAGACATATTGCATCGGGCAGCTCACATGACCTTTAGCTTTGTTGCCCTTTCCTTCTCAGAAGAGTAATGGAGAGTTGAACAATAGATCCTTCCTTcatggttgtgttgttgtctgtataGTCAGAGGAATGCAGTATCCTATGACAAGAGAACGATTATGGCCTGGGGTTGGTCACACCCTTGCCTTCCAGCGTATAACTGCCCATGTCTGCATCATGGGATCGGTTCCACCACTACTTTGGCATAAACACAttctctcctcacttctcttaAGTTTGTATAGAGATTTAAACCTCACAAAAACACCTTCATTCAATAAAACGTATCAAATACTCTGAAAAAAGAGAGCTCtgggcccatattcataaagcGCCTTAgatgagtgctgatctaggatcagggcccctctgtccatgtaatcttattcagtATGATCTACTAGGCAAAAACTGATCCTAGTGCCgcagtcctactctgagatgctttattaATGCGGGCCCTGACCACCgttactgcccccccagtacatcCAGTGTTTTACCAAAGGTCGGAGGTCACTGAGGCCCATCTTGTTTTCTGCTGTGGCTCCTCCCTCGTTGAACTGTCCTCCACTGAATCCTGGCAGGGACCCTGATCTTGGGCTCTGTGGGGAGAATAACACGAGAGGAAAAGAAAACAACAGAGGAACAGGCCCTGTCGAAAACCTATGAGCAAAACACATGAAAACATTGTCTTTTTGGTTGAAAAgacattaaaaaaacatttttacttATGTTCACTGGGATCTAAAGGAACCAGTGTGGTGGGAGCTCCCCTAAACCCATTGCCAAGTTGATGTACATCAATGCAGCTATCCCTCTTTGTATCCTCCTTTATCTTAACTGAGAATCATAGACATAGAATCTTCGGAAATAACTATCCAGGTGAAAGCCTAAGCCTATTCTCTTCAGATCACCACAGATTAaggaataaataataatataataatatatcccatttagcagacgcttttgtccaaagcgacttacaaatcggctggggccactacttttacatatgggtggccccagcgggaatcgaacccacgacgcttggcgttgcaagcgccatgctctaccgactgagccacacaggacccaggaAAGTAGAGAGGAAGCCAATTATTAAGACTATTGAAATATGCACCCTTGGCCATGCAAGTACTGGACTAATCTTACCCGAATCATGTTGTACCCACATCTCCTCCTAAAATACCAGCATCCGAGGATGAGAAGGGCTGCAAGTATGAAGACCAACAGAGCTATGCCTGCTGCCCTGTGGCACACAAAGAGAAGAAAACACTAAATTAATAATACTTTCTTCACCAAATGATCAATTAAGATTGAGATGCAGCATAACAAAAAACaaaagctttaaaaaaaatctaataaagTTCAGAATTTCTATCAGGTCTGCCCTTAAATAGAGTCAATAGTCATATTGTCAtcgtacaaaaaaatatatatatccactaACTCTTCGGTCCTGACATGGGGTCCTCCTCTGCTTGCAAAATAAACATTGAAGTCACCGCGAGGCATCTCTTTGGACCATCCAGTGACTACACCTGAGGAATACCGTTGGGCTATAAACTACAGGATATGGTTATTACATGTTAATAGCAATATTAATTACATAATGTGAACCATTGGTCAAGTATGAGACTGGTAGATTCAGCATTTGTCCCTGAAATGTGCACATGTATTTCACACTCCATTTCAAAGCAATTTTTAACGAATCAGATGAGATCATTTATGTGATTTTTGTAGGCCTATGCATATACTGTAAAATCTGAAGAAAAAAAATAGTGTCAGGGAGAAACATTGTACTTTCCACTCAGACCACTTCCAACAAGAGGGCAGGAAAATCAAAGGACAGGTTGTTGTagtgttatttttttgttgtagCAATGCAATTAATACAACTATATTGATTTGAATTGTGATACATATCTTAGTTCATCAAGCATAATATATGTGATAGGCTCTGTAAATCCAGAGACAATTGATCATTTAGAAAGTGTCataataaaaatttaaaaatgaTATAGTTGAATAGAATAACTGAAGGACCTGTGCATCAAGGCTGTCAGTGTTTGGTCTGCACAAAACCCTTTTGTTATCAAAAAGAAACATTGTCTTACCTAAAGTAGATAGTTAGATTGTGAAAGGGTCCGATCCTTCTAAATTGCTTCCCAACACTGTTTCCCAAAGTTCTCAGTCTCACTTTTTAAAAACTTAAATCTCTGACTTGAGAAAGGGTTAGAACTATGAGGGGAGGAAAATGATTCTTATGACCGTCACGAGTTCAACCGCTCATGCGTAAAGCCATTGAACTGGACTAATTAGCGTGAAACATCTGCAGGACACAATTTTAACTACTAACCCTCCCAGCCCTCGAGCCAGAACACATCTAACTATTATGGACTCGTGAAGCTTTGTCTGCTAATTAGTTCTGTCTGACTGTGACTCAGGAGACCTCATTATCCATATTAATAATGGAACCTTGATAAACACCTATTCAAGTAGGCTAATATAAGGGATGCTAATATTTCATATAATTAGTTTAGAGTACATTCACTTCAGTTCATAATAATAACTTTATGTAATAGGCTAACGTTCATTACACACAACTGACAGCCTGTCTTGAATATTAGCCTGTACACTCACCATGTCCTGGTCAGCCCAATGATAATATTGTATTTATGGAAACGAATGTTGTATTTTATTGGTCAATATCATAATCCTTTCATAGTACGAAATATTATTTGGATTATTATCAAAATATGCATTATAAATAAAAGAGAGCACAACAAGAGATCCATATTTAACACAAAGTAGGTTCTTCTCcatgtgttgttgtctcctcATTGCTTTGTcattctttttatttatttttattccacctttatttaaccaggtaagctagttgagaacacctttatttaaccaggtaggctagttgagaacacctttatttaaccaggtaggctagttgagaacacctttatttaaccaggtaggctagttgagaacacctttatttaaccaggtaggctagttgagaacaccttcatttaaccaggtaggctagtggagaacacctttatttaaccaggtaggctagttgagaacacctttatttaaccaggtaggctagttgagaaccagttctcatttgcaactgcgacctggccaagataaagcgtagtaattcgacacatacaacaacacagagttacacatggaataaacaaaacatacagtcaataatacagtagaacaaaagaaaacaaaaagtctatatacagtgagtgcaaatgaggtaagttaaacacttgaatggtagatcggcagaagatgaatgtgcaggtagagatactggtgtgcaaaggagcaaaataaataaataccagtatggggttgaggtaggtagatagcctacctgtaaacagcccatctaaaTACAGATGCAgagatctgtaaactgctctgacagcttgtgcttaaagctagtgagggagatgtgagtgtccagcttcagtgatttttgcaattcattccagtcatgggcagcagagaactggaaggaaagacgaccaaaggaggaattggctttgggggtgaccagtgagatatacctgctggagcgcgtgctatgagtgggtgctgctatggtgaccagtgagctgagataaggcagggctttaccgagcagagacttgtagataatctgtagccagtgggtttggcgacgagtatgaagcgagggccaaccaacaagagcgtacaggtcgcaatggtgggtagtgtctggggctttggtgacaacggatggcactgtgatagactgcatccagtttgttgagtagagtgttggaggctattttattgatgacatcaccgaagtcaaagatcggtaggatggtcagttttacgagggtatgtttggcagcatgagtgaaggatgctttgttgcgatataagaagccgattctagatttaattttggattggagatgcttaatgtgagtctggaaggagagtttacagtctaaccagacacccaggtatttgtagttgtccacgtattctaagtcagagccgtccagaatagtgatgctggacgggcgagcaggtgcgggcagctaTCGATTGAAaatcatgcatttagttttacttgcgtttaagagcagttggaggccacggaaggagagttgtatggcattgaagctcgtctggaggttagttaacacagtgtccaaggaggggtcagaagtatacagaatggtgtcgtctgcgtagaggtggatcagagaatcaccagcagcaagagcaacatcattgatgtagaCAGAAATGAGAGTCGGCACAAGAATTGATCCCTGTGggacacccatagagactgttagaggtccagacaacaggccctccgatttgacacactgaactctatcagagaagtagttggtaaaccaggtgaggcaatcatttgagaaaccaaggctgtcgagtctgccaataagaatgttgtgattgacagagtcgaaagccttggccaggtcgatgaatacggctgcacagtaatgtctcttatcgatggcagttatgatgtcgtttagaaccttgagcgtggctgaggtgcacccatgaccagctctgaaaccagattgcatagcggagaaggtatgatgggattcaaaatggtcagtaatctgtttgttaacttggcttttgaagaccttagaaagacagggtaggatagatatagttctgtagcagtttgggtctagaatgtcaccccctttgaagagggggatgaccgcagcagctttccaatctttgggaatctcagacgatacgaaagaggggttgaacaggctagtaataggggttgcaacaatttcggcagataattttagaacgagagggtccagattgtctagcccggctgatttgtcggggtccagattttgcagctctttcagaacatcggttatctggatttgggtaaaagagaaatggtgggggctttggcgggttgctgtggagggtgccgggcagttgaccggggtaggggtagccatgtggaaagcatggccagccgtagagaaactctcaattatagtggatttatcggtggtgacattgtttcctagcctcagagcagtgggcagctgggagggggtgctcttattctccatggactttacagtgtcccagaacttttttgagtttgtactacaggatgcaaatttctgtttgaaaaagcttgccttagcttttctaactgcctgtgtatatttgttcctaacttccctgaaaagttgcatatcacgggggctattcgatgctaatgcaagggcagacaggtctggcgtgaaccaaggactatatctattcctatgagaggggcatgcttatttaagatggtgaggaagacacttttaaagaatagccaggcatcatgtactgacgggatgaggtcaatgtcattccaggatactccggccaggtcgattagaaaggcctgctcgcagaagtgtttctgggagcgtttgacagtgattaggggtggtcgtttggtcgcagacccattacggatgcaggcaatgaggcagtgatccctGAGATCTTAATTGAAAAcatcagaggtgtatttggagggcgaattagttaggatgacatctatgagggtgcccgtgtttactgatttggggttgtacctggtaggttcattgataatttgtgtgagattgagggcatcaagcttagtttgtaggatggccggggtgttaagcatgtcccagttcagatcacctagtagcacgagctcagaagatagatggggggcaatcagttcacatatagtATCGAGGGCACTGctaggggcagagggaggtctatagcaagcggcaacagtgagagacttgtttctggaaaggtgaatttttagaagtagaagctcaaattgtttgggtacagatctggatagtaagacagaactctgcaggctatctttgcagtagattgcaacaccaccccctttggcagttctatcttggcggaaaacgttatagttagcaatggagatttcagagtttttgatggttttcctaagccaggattcagacacggctaagacatctggtttggcagagtgtgctaaagcagtgagtatcAATGACAATTCCTGTGAATAAGATAACATGTTTTATTGTATTGTGGTGGAAATGCAGTATGATGCTCTGAATAGTGTAATAATATAATTGCCATTTGTTGCCTGTTTTGATCAGTACTGTAGAGGATCACGCAGTATCAAGAAATGGTCTGTAGGGTGCACAATGGTCTGTAGGGTGCACAATGGTCTGTAGGGTGCACAATGGTCTGTAGGGTGCACAATGGTCTGTAGGGTGCACAATATCACTACCTTCTGCTTCACAGGCAGTTCACAATTCAATTAAGTTTAAGGTCGTGTATAGAAATGCCCAGTTGcctattattttggctaccatggctagaagagatctcaatgactttgaaagaggggtcgcAAAGGAGCATAGcgggtttaaagggtgtgtgtgtgtgtgtgtatgtgtctcagtCATCAGATCTCCACCCAATTGAAGGcgtatgggagattctggagcagcgcCCGAGaaagtgttttccaccaccatcaacaaaacactcaATTATGGAATTTTTCATGGAAGAATAGTGTCAGATCCCTCCAATAGTTTTCCAGACACTTGTTGAATCTATGCCAAggagcattgaagctgttctggtggcttGTGGTGGCCCAACAGCCTATTAAGATGAGTAatattggtgtttcctttattttggtagttTCCTGTATATTAGTGAAATTAAATAGTAAACCATTGCAATGAGCACAACAAGTTtaataaaaaaagaagaagaaattaGGTAGGAAAGTTTAAACATTCCCAAAGGCTGGCAGATGGCGATATTGAGTCGTTTCATTTCACCGTCCGGAGGGAATGTATGCAGCTGGCTTTACACACATATCCTTCATGGACCAATTCGCACATAAAACAATCATTCTCCACTTAGGCAGCAAAGCCGTCGATTTCCTCCTTAATTCAATATTCCTCCTTAACTCGATTTCTTAATTTATtggtgagatttt encodes the following:
- the LOC135548122 gene encoding melanoma antigen recognized by T-cells 1-like produces the protein MPRGDFNVYFASRGGPHVRTEEAAGIALLVFILAALLILGCWYFRRRCGYNMIRSPRSGSLPGFSGGQFNEGGATAENKMGLSDLRPLVPNAPPAYETISPGPLPPPYSP